A section of the Ovis canadensis isolate MfBH-ARS-UI-01 breed Bighorn chromosome 1, ARS-UI_OviCan_v2, whole genome shotgun sequence genome encodes:
- the DUSP23 gene encoding dual specificity protein phosphatase 23 yields MGVQPPNFSWVLPSRLAGLALPRLPAHYQFLLDQGVRHLVSLTERGPPHSDSCPGLTLHRLRIPDFCPPGPEQIDRFVKIVQEANARGEAVAVHCALGFGRTGTMLACYLVKERGLAAGDAIAEIRRLRPGSIETYEQEKAVFQFYQRTK; encoded by the exons ATGGGCGTGCAGCCGCCCAACTTCTCGTGGGTGCTGCCCAGCCGGCTGGCGGGGCTGGCGCTGCCCCGGCTCCCCGCCCACTACCAGTTCCTGCTGGATCAAGGTGTACGGCATCTGGTGTCACTGACGGAGCGCGGGCCCCCGCACAGCGACAGCTGCCCCGGCCTCACCCTGCACCGACTGCGCATCCCAGACTTCTGCCCGCCGGGCCCGGAGCAAATCGACCGCTTTGTGAAGATTGTCCAGGAGGCCAACGCCAGGGGAGAG GCGGTGGCAGTGCACTGTGCCCTGGGCTTTGGCCGCACTGGCACCATGCTGGCCTGTTACCTGGTGAAGGAGCGGGGCCTGGCTGCCGGAGACGCCATCGCTGAGATCCGGCGCCTTCGACCTGGCTCCATCGAGACCTATGAGCAAGAGAAGGCGGTCTTCCAGTTCTACCAGCGAACGAAATAA